Proteins co-encoded in one Haladaptatus sp. ZSTT2 genomic window:
- the menC gene encoding o-succinylbenzoate synthase, with translation MELTRFSLPLTSPLQTAAGDIEEREGFLVRVTVDGVPGVGEATPLPGWTESLAACEVALNAVRSQVETGAEDEAIAALSENPAARHGLSLAVADARARAAAQPLYRFLGGDARVEHVPVNATIGAGTVSETVVAAENAVAEGFRTLKLKVGTDAVEADVERAAAVRAAVGDDIELRADANGAWDVPMAKRALDGFGKAKLSLLEQPLPATHLKEHARLRGGGVRIGLDESLTERTPTEIFDADAADVLVLKPMALGGVDVARETARAAREAGVECIVTTTIDGAVARTAAVHLAASLPDVEACGLATASLLSADVTETDPAPVSDGAITVPQGKGNIQPVLNGE, from the coding sequence ATGGAACTCACTCGATTCTCGTTGCCGCTCACCTCGCCCCTGCAAACAGCCGCAGGCGACATCGAGGAACGCGAGGGCTTTCTCGTCCGTGTGACCGTAGACGGCGTCCCCGGCGTCGGAGAGGCGACCCCGCTGCCTGGCTGGACCGAATCGCTCGCTGCCTGCGAAGTGGCGCTCAACGCGGTTCGCTCACAAGTCGAAACAGGAGCCGAAGACGAGGCGATAGCCGCCCTCTCAGAGAACCCGGCCGCGCGCCACGGCCTCTCGCTTGCGGTGGCCGACGCCCGCGCGCGCGCCGCAGCCCAGCCGCTCTACCGATTTCTCGGTGGCGACGCTCGTGTCGAGCACGTCCCGGTGAACGCGACCATTGGCGCGGGAACTGTCTCGGAGACCGTCGTGGCAGCCGAGAACGCGGTCGCTGAGGGGTTTCGAACGCTCAAGCTCAAGGTCGGTACAGACGCGGTCGAAGCCGACGTGGAGCGAGCCGCGGCCGTCCGCGCCGCCGTCGGAGACGACATCGAGCTCAGAGCCGACGCGAACGGCGCGTGGGACGTGCCGATGGCGAAGCGCGCGCTCGATGGCTTCGGGAAGGCGAAGCTCTCGCTGCTCGAACAGCCCCTCCCGGCGACGCACCTCAAGGAGCACGCCCGGTTGCGCGGTGGAGGCGTGCGAATCGGCCTCGACGAATCGCTCACCGAACGAACCCCCACGGAGATTTTCGACGCGGACGCGGCCGACGTGCTGGTACTCAAACCAATGGCCCTCGGCGGCGTTGACGTGGCACGAGAGACAGCACGCGCTGCACGCGAGGCAGGCGTCGAGTGCATCGTGACGACCACCATCGACGGTGCGGTTGCGCGAACGGCGGCGGTGCACCTCGCCGCGAGCCTGCCCGACGTCGAAGCGTGTGGACTTGCCACCGCGAGTCTTCTCTCAGCAGACGTGACGGAGACAGACCCCGCGCCCGTCTCAGACGGCGCAATCACGGTTCCGCAGGGAAAGGGCAATATTCAGCCAGTCCTGAATGGGGAATGA
- a CDS encoding 1,4-dihydroxy-2-naphthoate polyprenyltransferase, with protein sequence MTDTATISPTKAWVMAARPQTLPAAAAPVIVGTGLAVHDGVFAALPALAALVGALLIQIGTNFANDYYDAIKGADTDERQGFTRVTQSGLIAPEEVKRAMYLTFAIAIISGTYLVSVGGLPIVVIGLASVASGIAYTGGPYPLGYHGLGEVFVFIFFGIVAVTGTYYVQAVDAVAGIPMTVPSGTLPLAALVASLAPAALSTAILVVNNVRDIETDAKTGKRTLAVRLGYRWSRVEYLLMLAVAYAVPAVFALDPAYSQFVLLPLLSLPIAVRVARTVLTRTDGAALNPALEQTGQLLAIHSILFALGFAAPAVL encoded by the coding sequence ATGACTGACACCGCGACCATCTCGCCGACGAAGGCGTGGGTCATGGCCGCCCGTCCGCAGACACTTCCGGCCGCGGCCGCCCCCGTCATCGTCGGCACCGGACTCGCCGTCCACGACGGTGTCTTCGCCGCGCTTCCCGCACTCGCCGCGCTCGTTGGCGCGCTGCTCATCCAGATTGGGACGAACTTCGCAAACGACTACTACGACGCGATAAAGGGCGCAGACACCGACGAACGACAGGGGTTCACCCGCGTGACGCAATCCGGCCTCATCGCGCCGGAAGAAGTCAAACGCGCGATGTACCTCACCTTCGCCATCGCCATCATCTCGGGGACGTACCTCGTCTCCGTTGGCGGCCTTCCCATCGTCGTTATCGGCCTCGCAAGCGTGGCAAGTGGCATCGCCTACACCGGCGGCCCCTACCCGCTTGGCTACCACGGCCTCGGTGAGGTGTTCGTGTTCATCTTCTTCGGTATCGTCGCCGTGACGGGCACCTACTACGTCCAAGCAGTCGATGCGGTGGCAGGCATCCCGATGACCGTCCCGTCCGGAACGCTCCCACTCGCCGCACTCGTGGCGAGTCTCGCGCCCGCCGCGCTGTCGACGGCGATTCTCGTCGTGAACAACGTTCGAGACATAGAGACCGACGCGAAAACCGGCAAGCGCACCCTCGCGGTGCGACTCGGCTACCGCTGGAGTCGCGTCGAATACCTGCTCATGCTCGCCGTTGCCTACGCCGTGCCTGCGGTGTTCGCGCTCGACCCGGCCTACTCGCAGTTCGTGCTCCTGCCGCTGCTTTCGTTGCCGATTGCGGTGCGCGTCGCGCGAACCGTGCTCACCCGCACCGACGGCGCGGCGCTCAATCCCGCGCTCGAACAGACCGGCCAACTGCTCGCGATTCACTCGATTCTGTTCGCCCTCGGGTTCGCCGCACCGGCGGTACTCTGA
- a CDS encoding 1,4-dihydroxy-2-naphthoyl-CoA synthase gives MVSDIFDPARWDEIADFDFQDITYHRATDQGTVRIAFDRPEVRNAFRPGTVDELYTALDHARRQTDVGCVLLTGNGPSPKDGGWAFCSGGDQTIRGDDGYQYEGDEAGASDTGRLHILEVQRLIRFMPKPVIAVTPGWAVGGGHSLHVVCDMTLASEKAIFKQTDPDVASFDAGFGSAYLAHQVGQKKAREIFFLGKDYSAEEAADMGMVNDVVAHEDLEDVALEWAAEINAKSPTAMRMLKFAFNMDTDGMVGQQVFAGEATRLGYMTDEAKEGREAFVEKRDPDFSKYPWHY, from the coding sequence ATGGTTTCAGATATTTTCGACCCCGCTCGCTGGGACGAGATTGCAGACTTTGATTTTCAGGACATCACCTACCACCGCGCGACCGACCAGGGTACGGTCAGAATCGCCTTCGACCGCCCAGAAGTCAGAAACGCCTTCCGCCCCGGGACGGTTGACGAACTCTACACCGCCCTCGACCACGCCCGCCGCCAGACGGACGTTGGCTGTGTGCTCCTGACCGGCAACGGCCCTTCCCCGAAAGACGGCGGCTGGGCTTTCTGTTCCGGCGGCGACCAAACGATTCGCGGCGACGACGGCTACCAGTACGAAGGCGACGAGGCGGGCGCATCAGACACGGGCCGCCTGCACATCCTCGAAGTCCAGCGGCTCATCCGCTTCATGCCAAAGCCCGTCATCGCCGTCACTCCCGGCTGGGCTGTCGGCGGTGGCCACAGCCTCCACGTCGTCTGCGACATGACCCTCGCCTCGGAGAAGGCTATCTTCAAGCAGACCGACCCTGACGTGGCGAGCTTCGACGCTGGCTTCGGCTCTGCGTATCTCGCCCACCAAGTCGGCCAGAAGAAGGCGCGTGAAATTTTCTTCCTCGGGAAGGATTATTCGGCAGAAGAAGCGGCAGACATGGGCATGGTAAACGACGTTGTGGCGCACGAAGACTTAGAAGACGTGGCGCTTGAGTGGGCCGCAGAAATCAACGCGAAATCGCCGACGGCCATGCGGATGCTCAAATTCGCCTTCAACATGGATACCGATGGCATGGTCGGCCAGCAGGTGTTCGCCGGGGAAGCCACCCGGCTTGGTTACATGACCGACGAAGCAAAAGAGGGCCGCGAGGCGTTCGTCGAAAAGCGCGACCCCGATTTCTCGAAGTACCCGTGGCACTACTAA
- a CDS encoding Cdc6/Cdc18 family protein, whose translation MSQHESNTPDANGPDAGRRPAEVGLFDELLTEPRLFKQRDKLRPAHTPVTLPHRTTEIASLAGVLAGTLHGETTAHVLLYGKTGTGKTACVRSVTRELERAAARLERHVTVVYVNCEVTDTQYQILAHLTNVLVESNRALTGDPNAGPEPVPMTGFPTEVVYDTLIEAASVVERSVIVVLDEVDQLASSGGDSVLYNLARLNGLLDSSRVTLVGISNDLTFTESLDPRVRSRLGTDEIVFPPYDAGQLTDIITERAAVAFEPGVIDAGVFALVAALAAQEHGDARRALDLLRVAGELAERDGAQTVTEAHVRDAKARVEFDHTEQLVDSLPTQSKLVLLAVADFPEGAPVEGVHERYTRLCTSFGMEPLSGARMSSAFGDLDSLGLVTVASKTRPRRRDVRLSLRWRDLRRILAADSRFANLASE comes from the coding sequence ATGAGCCAACACGAATCGAACACGCCCGACGCAAACGGACCTGATGCCGGACGGCGGCCGGCAGAGGTTGGGCTTTTCGACGAGTTGCTCACGGAACCACGGTTGTTCAAACAGCGGGACAAACTCCGTCCCGCTCACACCCCCGTGACACTCCCCCACCGAACGACCGAAATTGCCTCACTCGCTGGCGTTCTGGCAGGTACACTTCACGGAGAAACGACCGCGCACGTACTCTTATACGGAAAAACGGGCACTGGAAAAACCGCCTGTGTCCGCTCGGTGACGAGAGAACTCGAACGGGCCGCAGCGCGCCTCGAAAGACACGTCACCGTGGTTTACGTAAACTGCGAAGTCACGGACACGCAGTATCAGATACTCGCACACCTGACGAACGTGCTCGTAGAATCGAATCGAGCGCTGACGGGCGACCCGAACGCGGGGCCGGAACCAGTTCCGATGACCGGATTTCCGACCGAAGTCGTCTACGATACGCTCATCGAAGCCGCGAGTGTCGTCGAACGGTCGGTTATCGTCGTTCTCGACGAAGTAGACCAACTCGCGTCTTCAGGCGGCGACAGCGTCCTCTACAATCTCGCGCGATTGAACGGTCTCCTCGATTCGTCGCGGGTGACACTGGTCGGCATCAGCAACGACCTGACGTTCACCGAATCGCTCGACCCACGGGTGCGGTCTCGTCTGGGAACCGACGAAATCGTGTTCCCGCCCTACGACGCGGGCCAGCTCACCGATATCATTACCGAACGGGCGGCCGTCGCGTTCGAACCGGGAGTCATCGATGCGGGCGTTTTCGCGCTCGTCGCTGCCCTCGCCGCACAAGAACACGGCGACGCCCGACGAGCCCTCGACTTGCTCAGGGTTGCGGGAGAACTCGCAGAGCGAGATGGCGCGCAGACGGTGACGGAGGCGCACGTCAGAGACGCCAAGGCGCGCGTCGAGTTCGATCACACCGAGCAGCTCGTCGACTCGCTCCCAACACAGTCAAAACTCGTGTTGCTCGCCGTCGCTGATTTCCCCGAAGGAGCACCTGTCGAAGGTGTCCACGAACGCTACACGCGACTGTGTACCTCCTTTGGGATGGAGCCGCTGTCGGGTGCCCGAATGTCGAGCGCATTCGGCGACCTCGATTCGCTCGGGTTGGTGACGGTCGCGTCGAAAACACGGCCACGGAGACGCGACGTGCGTCTTTCATTGCGATGGCGTGACCTCCGGCGGATTCTCGCGGCTGACAGTCGATTTGCGAATCTCGCCTCGGAGTGA
- the menD gene encoding 2-succinyl-5-enolpyruvyl-6-hydroxy-3-cyclohexene-1-carboxylic-acid synthase has translation MSAPNKNTLWARVLVDEFAKAGLNSVCISPGSRSTPLTVAFSRHPDIRVFSHLDERSAAYFALGRAKRTGRPTPLVCTSGTAAANFHPAVIEASQARVPMLVLTADRPPELRDSGANQTIDQEKLYGNSVRWYRDLPEPAVEDRKLRSLRTDCARAVAKAEGTDAGPVHLNVPFRKPLDPVEVSGDVPEGFEAEYPLAATGRDGPFVEVAEGRAALETATRDELVRAFEQAARGLIVVGPDDNGPTPAAIGALADATGMPVLADPLSRVRWGPHTVGEPILGGYDSYVDALPAPDVVLRFGAAPTSKTLQHYLRDSGARQFVVDPAGEWREATFTASDLVVADPTRVAEALTQALTMDAGDWTRQFKEAEARYWELVAAAHDEQFFEGTVLADVVELAPDPTTLFVSNSMPVRDTDRFGKPREATITALANRGASGIDGITSSALGAGSATDDPLVAVTGDLAYYHDMNGLLALARCGVDATIILVNNDGGGIFHMLPIEEFDPPFTGQFKTPHGLDFEPTGDLYDLEFVRTEGRGEFREAFVASVGEAGTRIIEVQTDAEASHRFREQLSERVTEAIQRDSSRP, from the coding sequence ATGAGCGCACCCAACAAAAACACCCTCTGGGCGCGCGTGCTGGTAGACGAGTTTGCAAAGGCTGGCCTCAACTCCGTCTGCATCTCCCCCGGCAGTCGCTCAACGCCGCTCACCGTCGCCTTTTCGCGCCATCCCGACATCCGCGTGTTCTCTCACCTCGACGAGCGGTCTGCGGCGTACTTCGCGCTCGGTCGAGCAAAGCGTACCGGGCGACCAACGCCGCTCGTTTGCACCTCTGGAACTGCGGCCGCGAACTTCCACCCGGCCGTCATCGAAGCGTCGCAGGCGCGCGTCCCGATGCTCGTCCTCACCGCAGACCGTCCGCCCGAACTCAGAGACAGCGGCGCGAACCAGACCATCGACCAGGAAAAGCTCTACGGGAATTCTGTGCGGTGGTATCGTGACCTGCCTGAGCCAGCGGTCGAAGACCGCAAACTGCGCTCGCTTCGCACCGACTGTGCGCGGGCGGTTGCGAAAGCCGAGGGAACAGACGCAGGCCCGGTACACCTGAACGTCCCCTTCCGGAAACCGCTCGATCCCGTCGAGGTGTCGGGCGACGTTCCCGAGGGGTTCGAAGCGGAATACCCGCTCGCCGCGACTGGCCGAGACGGGCCGTTCGTTGAGGTGGCCGAGGGCCGCGCGGCCCTCGAGACGGCGACCCGTGACGAGTTAGTCCGTGCATTCGAGCAGGCAGCGCGCGGCCTCATCGTTGTCGGCCCGGACGACAACGGCCCGACTCCGGCGGCGATTGGCGCACTCGCAGATGCGACCGGGATGCCCGTGCTTGCAGACCCGCTCTCTCGGGTTCGCTGGGGGCCACATACGGTGGGGGAACCGATTTTAGGCGGCTACGATTCGTACGTAGACGCCCTTCCTGCGCCCGATGTCGTGCTCCGCTTTGGAGCCGCCCCGACTTCGAAGACGCTCCAACACTACCTCCGCGACTCGGGTGCGCGGCAGTTTGTGGTAGACCCCGCAGGCGAGTGGCGAGAGGCGACGTTCACCGCGAGCGACCTCGTGGTCGCAGACCCGACTCGGGTGGCTGAGGCGCTCACACAGGCACTCACGATGGACGCAGGCGACTGGACACGCCAATTCAAGGAAGCCGAAGCCCGCTACTGGGAACTCGTCGCGGCTGCCCACGACGAACAGTTCTTCGAAGGAACCGTCCTCGCGGACGTGGTCGAACTCGCCCCCGACCCGACGACGCTGTTCGTCTCGAACTCCATGCCGGTGCGCGACACAGACCGCTTCGGGAAGCCACGCGAGGCGACGATTACTGCGCTCGCAAATCGCGGCGCGAGCGGCATCGACGGCATCACGAGTTCGGCGCTCGGCGCGGGCAGTGCGACCGACGACCCGCTCGTAGCCGTGACCGGCGATTTGGCCTACTATCACGACATGAACGGGCTGCTCGCACTCGCTCGGTGTGGCGTGGACGCGACCATAATCCTCGTCAACAACGACGGCGGCGGTATCTTCCACATGCTCCCCATCGAGGAGTTCGACCCGCCGTTTACGGGCCAGTTCAAGACGCCCCACGGCCTCGATTTCGAGCCGACGGGCGACCTCTACGACCTTGAGTTCGTGCGCACCGAAGGTCGAGGCGAGTTCCGCGAGGCGTTCGTGGCATCGGTGGGCGAGGCCGGAACTCGCATCATCGAAGTGCAGACTGACGCCGAGGCGAGCCACCGTTTCAGGGAGCAACTCTCCGAGCGCGTGACCGAGGCAATTCAGCGAGACTCGTCGCGTCCGTAA
- a CDS encoding isochorismate synthase, whose product MEPLRSDETVAHAADDATFVSRACEVEPVSLHRLLDTADAPRFAWSAPDAPSIVAFGSTETLTAAGDTRFDTIRTQAETLFSQSITPERLPEAARPRLFGGFSFNEGPTEDDDSAWTGFPDARFVLPRVQVAQTDAKTFLTVTLAGPNATPTAAADLLEREREALTSLPTDNPETQQPGVASVQLTTPRETWNAQVEAALSRIHRGELTKVVLAQALTATLDTELSVPGALSRLATTYPDCHRFLVAPDEEGAFFGATPERLVSLRGRTVSTVALAGSTGRGDTPEEDEWLGEELLTSKKDRHEHNVVAETIREQLEPFASSVTLGPLGLRRLATVQHLQTPISAELTHDEHVLSLVEALHPTPAVGGLPPERAKQTIRDTETFDRGWYAAPVGWFDAAGNGSFAVALRSAVARGTEATLFAGAGIVADSDPDAEWDEVQLKYRPMLDELE is encoded by the coding sequence ATGGAACCCCTGCGCAGCGACGAGACGGTGGCGCATGCGGCGGATGATGCCACCTTCGTCAGTCGGGCCTGCGAGGTCGAACCCGTTTCTCTCCATCGCCTTCTCGACACTGCGGACGCGCCACGATTCGCGTGGAGCGCGCCGGACGCCCCGTCTATCGTCGCCTTCGGTTCGACAGAAACACTCACCGCGGCGGGCGACACCCGCTTTGACACGATTCGAACGCAGGCAGAAACGCTGTTTTCTCAGAGCATCACCCCCGAACGCCTCCCCGAAGCCGCCCGGCCGCGGTTGTTCGGCGGCTTTTCGTTCAACGAAGGCCCCACCGAAGACGACGACTCTGCGTGGACTGGCTTCCCCGATGCGCGGTTCGTCCTCCCGCGGGTGCAGGTGGCTCAAACCGACGCAAAAACGTTTCTGACAGTCACGCTCGCAGGGCCAAATGCAACTCCGACGGCGGCGGCCGACCTGCTCGAACGCGAACGCGAGGCGCTCACTTCCCTGCCGACCGACAATCCGGAAACCCAGCAGCCCGGCGTCGCCTCTGTGCAACTCACGACGCCGCGTGAGACGTGGAACGCGCAGGTGGAAGCCGCACTCTCGCGCATCCACCGCGGCGAACTCACGAAGGTCGTGCTCGCCCAAGCACTCACCGCGACCCTCGACACCGAACTCTCCGTCCCGGGTGCACTCTCGCGACTCGCCACCACGTACCCCGACTGTCACCGCTTCCTCGTCGCACCCGATGAGGAGGGTGCGTTTTTCGGCGCGACGCCCGAACGACTCGTCTCCCTGCGCGGGCGCACCGTTTCGACCGTCGCGCTCGCCGGGTCGACCGGTCGGGGCGACACGCCGGAAGAAGACGAGTGGCTGGGCGAGGAACTGCTCACGAGCAAGAAAGACCGCCACGAGCACAACGTCGTGGCCGAAACCATCCGCGAGCAACTCGAACCGTTCGCCTCAAGCGTGACCCTCGGCCCACTCGGCCTGCGTCGGCTCGCAACCGTCCAACACCTCCAGACGCCAATCAGCGCCGAACTCACCCACGACGAACACGTCCTTTCGCTGGTCGAGGCGCTCCACCCAACGCCCGCCGTGGGCGGCCTGCCGCCCGAACGCGCGAAACAGACCATCCGCGACACCGAAACGTTCGACCGCGGGTGGTACGCCGCGCCCGTTGGCTGGTTCGACGCGGCCGGAAACGGCTCGTTCGCTGTCGCGCTGCGCTCTGCGGTCGCCCGTGGCACCGAGGCCACCCTGTTTGCCGGTGCGGGCATCGTCGCTGACTCAGACCCCGATGCCGAGTGGGACGAAGTACAGTTGAAATACCGCCCGATGTTGGACGAACTCGAATGA
- a CDS encoding sulfite oxidase-like oxidoreductase, whose protein sequence is MSKRDVTDVYTEFGEKRLPPGQRETSRFPVLSKGGTPKWNKETWKFEVWGAVENPLTLSWEEFTDLPSETQVQDFHCVTGWSKLDCTWTGVTFPTLAEHAQVRDDATHVMFYGMDDYSTDLPLAECMRDEMLFTWEYEGEPLEPDHGGPLRVVMPHRYAYKGAKWVTGVEFLTEPERGYWEKRGYSQTANPWNEERYS, encoded by the coding sequence ATGAGCAAGCGAGACGTGACGGATGTCTACACAGAGTTCGGTGAAAAACGCCTGCCACCGGGACAGCGAGAGACGTCTCGGTTCCCTGTTCTCTCGAAGGGCGGGACGCCGAAGTGGAACAAAGAAACGTGGAAATTCGAGGTGTGGGGTGCCGTCGAGAATCCACTCACGCTCTCGTGGGAGGAGTTCACCGACCTGCCGAGTGAGACACAGGTACAGGACTTTCATTGTGTCACCGGCTGGAGCAAACTCGACTGTACGTGGACGGGTGTGACGTTCCCGACGCTCGCAGAACACGCACAGGTACGCGACGACGCCACCCACGTCATGTTCTACGGGATGGACGACTATTCGACTGACCTCCCGCTCGCAGAGTGCATGCGTGACGAGATGTTGTTCACGTGGGAGTACGAGGGCGAACCCCTCGAACCCGACCACGGCGGCCCGCTGCGCGTCGTGATGCCCCACCGCTACGCCTACAAGGGCGCAAAGTGGGTCACTGGCGTCGAGTTCCTCACCGAACCCGAGCGCGGCTACTGGGAGAAACGCGGCTACTCGCAGACGGCGAATCCGTGGAACGAGGAACGCTATAGTTAG
- a CDS encoding DUF7120 family protein — protein sequence MPKVELTIPEHLEMQITQMVESGEFLNREEAVQQLISAGLKAYKTSGPMDDEPMGGFEDDGMMGHEDEYVF from the coding sequence ATGCCCAAAGTTGAGCTAACAATCCCCGAGCACCTCGAGATGCAGATTACGCAGATGGTAGAGAGCGGCGAATTCCTGAACCGCGAAGAAGCCGTCCAGCAACTCATCTCAGCCGGGCTCAAGGCGTACAAGACGAGTGGGCCGATGGACGACGAGCCTATGGGTGGGTTCGAAGACGACGGGATGATGGGTCACGAAGACGAGTACGTCTTCTAA
- a CDS encoding UPF0058 family protein has translation MHKDELLQLHEQMVTIMENYSEISGVDATLFDPYYQLDVTPADVHKSKSEHKHAVFVLGNALASAMSEDEFSNAGRIGKRMQELAEDAESKL, from the coding sequence ATGCACAAAGATGAACTTCTCCAGCTGCACGAGCAGATGGTGACTATCATGGAGAACTACTCGGAAATCTCGGGCGTTGATGCGACCCTCTTTGACCCGTATTACCAACTCGACGTCACGCCAGCCGATGTCCACAAGTCAAAAAGCGAGCACAAACACGCCGTCTTCGTGCTTGGCAACGCGCTTGCAAGCGCCATGAGCGAAGACGAGTTCTCGAACGCAGGCCGGATAGGAAAGCGGATGCAAGAGCTTGCAGAAGACGCTGAGTCCAAACTCTAA
- a CDS encoding DUF7527 domain-containing protein, which yields MDQTTVERIQAWDARSFAEGYRGLHTLADEAFSGAVSAGGAWLFMLNGRVVGIADGDIAAFEDATGTAYAAPHSSLPLLLFMQQADGETRAKYYTNDTPLREVDDQLTSGNFSGYIELSENVLSGDYYVVYYAGRAKSIAFVGNSGRMLTDDEAFDRAADEVGIYSVNAVDIDIIDLPEPSEPEPEPEPVAEPEVEEVSEPEPEPEPEPEPEPEFEADEPVEDPDSAVEDAPSEPAMANGGAESVEGHTDTEPEPAPEPESEPAPESETDPAPDPPAEPATQPSSRLPRSEDRKPAEVSRAPSASSLSAKALETRSIPSLDPAKTEESSARIDTASSPDEQRAPERSRVRESVSERATGTPNAPPKQSTPKQPAPELEELKADLQNQKNEVTRLKAQLEQANTERDDLRAERDDLAAEVERLEAEVERLEDLLSQAEASGAAVGREQTLSPADALDGTNLFIRYHTKGKATLEKAFHGEAKPDEVIENLRIEHHTQFDSSSVAVNGEQFETFLTNTVEYRFVAWTIQTLLFEIADTRNTNSLGELYEAIPKIDRAELNANVGVKYIENGEEHREQLRFDVVLRDRMGNPLVVANFNDSRGPATESMLASLVKQSTRVAETSNSLSSAFFVTTSFYEPEALETAVDAAGGGLLSRDKRKSFVKLSRKQGYHLCLVEARGGEFYMNVPEL from the coding sequence ATGGACCAAACTACGGTCGAGCGAATCCAGGCGTGGGACGCTCGGTCGTTCGCAGAAGGCTACCGAGGCCTGCATACGCTCGCCGACGAGGCGTTCTCCGGCGCGGTATCTGCAGGCGGCGCGTGGCTCTTCATGCTGAACGGCCGCGTCGTCGGCATCGCAGACGGTGATATTGCGGCGTTCGAAGACGCAACCGGCACGGCGTACGCCGCCCCCCACTCGTCGCTCCCCCTGCTGTTGTTCATGCAACAAGCAGACGGTGAGACTCGCGCGAAGTACTATACGAACGACACGCCGCTTCGTGAGGTCGACGACCAGCTCACGAGCGGCAACTTCAGCGGCTACATCGAGCTGTCTGAGAACGTGCTCTCTGGCGACTACTACGTTGTCTACTACGCCGGGCGCGCAAAGAGCATCGCCTTCGTCGGCAACAGCGGCCGGATGCTCACGGACGACGAAGCGTTCGACCGCGCGGCGGACGAAGTCGGGATTTATTCGGTGAACGCGGTTGACATCGACATCATCGACTTGCCAGAGCCTTCCGAGCCGGAGCCAGAACCGGAGCCGGTCGCTGAGCCAGAAGTCGAAGAAGTATCCGAACCGGAACCAGAACCGGAACCAGAACCGGAACCAGAACCCGAGTTCGAAGCCGACGAGCCAGTGGAAGACCCCGACAGTGCTGTTGAGGATGCCCCGTCGGAGCCAGCCATGGCAAACGGTGGGGCTGAGTCAGTTGAGGGTCACACGGACACCGAACCGGAACCAGCGCCGGAGCCTGAATCGGAGCCAGCGCCCGAATCAGAGACCGATCCGGCTCCAGACCCGCCCGCAGAGCCAGCGACCCAACCGTCGTCGAGACTGCCGAGGTCTGAAGACCGAAAGCCCGCAGAGGTCAGCCGCGCCCCGAGCGCGTCGAGCCTGAGCGCGAAGGCACTCGAAACGCGGTCGATTCCGTCGCTTGACCCGGCGAAGACAGAAGAGTCGAGCGCGCGCATCGACACGGCGTCCAGCCCGGACGAGCAACGCGCGCCTGAGCGCTCTCGCGTCCGCGAATCGGTATCAGAGCGGGCGACGGGCACGCCAAACGCCCCGCCGAAGCAGTCGACTCCGAAACAACCGGCTCCCGAACTCGAAGAGCTCAAAGCCGACCTGCAAAACCAGAAAAACGAGGTGACGCGCCTCAAAGCACAACTCGAACAGGCCAACACGGAACGAGATGACCTGCGCGCAGAGCGCGACGACCTCGCAGCCGAAGTCGAGCGTCTCGAAGCGGAGGTAGAGCGCCTCGAAGACCTGCTCTCACAGGCCGAAGCGAGTGGGGCGGCCGTTGGCCGCGAACAGACCCTCTCGCCCGCGGACGCCTTAGACGGCACGAATCTTTTCATCCGCTATCACACGAAGGGGAAGGCAACGCTCGAAAAAGCCTTCCACGGCGAGGCGAAGCCAGACGAGGTCATCGAGAATCTCCGTATCGAACACCACACGCAGTTCGATTCGTCCTCGGTTGCCGTAAACGGCGAGCAGTTCGAGACGTTTCTCACGAACACCGTCGAGTATCGCTTCGTTGCGTGGACGATTCAGACGCTGTTGTTCGAGATTGCGGACACGCGAAACACGAACTCGCTTGGCGAACTCTACGAGGCGATTCCGAAAATCGACCGCGCAGAGCTGAACGCGAACGTCGGCGTCAAATACATAGAGAACGGCGAGGAACACCGCGAACAACTCAGATTTGACGTGGTGTTGCGCGACCGGATGGGCAACCCGCTCGTGGTCGCAAACTTCAACGACTCGCGCGGCCCGGCCACCGAATCGATGCTCGCCTCGCTCGTCAAACAAAGCACGCGCGTCGCAGAGACCTCGAACAGTCTGAGCTCTGCCTTCTTCGTCACGACGAGCTTTTACGAGCCAGAGGCGCTCGAAACGGCCGTCGATGCCGCGGGCGGTGGCCTGCTCAGTCGGGATAAGCGAAAAAGCTTCGTGAAGCTCTCGCGCAAGCAGGGCTATCACCTGTGTCTCGTCGAAGCTCGCGGCGGCGAGTTCTATATGAACGTCCCTGAGCTGTAG